One stretch of Chitinophaga pendula DNA includes these proteins:
- a CDS encoding ABC transporter ATP-binding protein, producing MSILSLHNISKRYGPVQALSDVSFEVPSGAVFGILGPNGSGKTTLLGIITDVLKADQGSFTLFGQQGSATQRRQIGTLLETANFYHYLSGYQNLRIAALVKQRNETDIPRVLELAGLTARQQSAFKTYSLGMKQRLAIAAALLGDPQVLILDEPTNGLDPVGIAEVRELIQRLAESGKTIIMASHLLDEVEKVCSHVAILRKGQLLLSGAVNEVMAREDFAEIAAADLSALQTTLLQHPAVTAVRINGAVLQVNFKQTLSAAALNQYCAEQGIWLSHLQIRRKSLETAFLELTNTQS from the coding sequence TTGTCAATTTTATCCCTCCACAACATCTCCAAACGATACGGTCCCGTACAGGCACTGTCAGACGTATCGTTTGAAGTCCCGTCAGGTGCCGTATTCGGCATACTGGGGCCCAACGGCAGTGGTAAGACCACCCTGCTGGGTATCATCACCGACGTACTGAAAGCAGACCAGGGCTCTTTCACCTTGTTCGGCCAGCAGGGCTCCGCCACCCAACGCCGCCAGATCGGTACCCTGCTGGAAACAGCCAACTTCTATCACTACCTCTCCGGATACCAGAACCTCCGCATCGCCGCGCTCGTAAAACAAAGAAACGAAACTGACATCCCCAGAGTACTCGAACTGGCTGGCCTCACCGCCCGCCAGCAGTCTGCATTCAAAACGTACTCCCTCGGGATGAAACAACGCCTCGCCATCGCCGCCGCCCTGCTCGGAGATCCCCAGGTACTCATCCTCGACGAACCCACCAACGGCCTCGACCCCGTAGGGATCGCCGAAGTCAGAGAACTGATACAACGCCTCGCTGAAAGCGGCAAGACCATCATCATGGCCAGCCACCTCCTCGATGAAGTAGAAAAAGTCTGCTCACATGTCGCCATCCTCCGCAAAGGACAACTACTGCTGTCCGGCGCCGTAAACGAGGTCATGGCCAGGGAAGACTTCGCAGAAATAGCCGCCGCCGATCTGTCCGCACTACAGACCACCTTACTTCAACATCCGGCCGTCACCGCCGTCAGAATAAATGGTGCCGTCCTGCAGGTCAATTTTAAACAGACACTCTCCGCGGCCGCCCTCAATCAATATTGCGCAGAACAGGGTATCTGGCTCTCCCACCTCCAGATACGCCGCAAAAGCCTGGAAACCGCATTCCTCGAACTCACTAATACCCAGTCGTAA
- a CDS encoding ABC transporter permease: protein MKNLLSIEWQKVKHYRTFWILLFLSCAIIPATNYVVHNVTDQMLQKAQGLILQNPYDFPLVWQTVANVSSFVNILFGLLLVILITNEFTYRTHRQHIIDGMERRDFVWGKVYWIGILTAIALLIALATAAGFGLAYGTHPLSLESMQYMAFYTLQLLVSLSIALLIALLIKRAGLAIVLYLAYCFVIEQILVVIVKRIVGQPGGLLPLQAGDELLPFPVIDKFIPTPRYQDGVYMAALIIYLAVFLWIAFRRMQRADL from the coding sequence ATGAAAAATCTCCTCAGCATAGAATGGCAGAAAGTAAAGCATTATCGCACCTTCTGGATACTGTTATTCCTCAGCTGCGCCATCATACCCGCCACCAACTACGTTGTGCATAACGTCACCGACCAAATGCTCCAAAAAGCCCAGGGCCTCATCCTGCAGAACCCCTACGACTTCCCGCTGGTATGGCAAACCGTCGCCAACGTCAGCAGCTTCGTGAATATACTGTTCGGCCTGCTCCTCGTCATCCTCATTACCAACGAATTTACCTATCGCACACACCGTCAGCATATCATCGATGGCATGGAACGCCGGGATTTCGTATGGGGCAAAGTATACTGGATCGGAATACTCACCGCTATAGCACTCCTCATAGCCCTCGCCACCGCCGCAGGCTTCGGCCTGGCTTATGGCACTCACCCACTGAGCCTGGAATCCATGCAATACATGGCTTTCTATACCCTACAGCTGCTGGTATCACTCAGTATCGCCCTGCTCATCGCATTACTCATCAAAAGAGCAGGCCTGGCCATCGTCCTCTACCTGGCATACTGCTTTGTCATCGAACAGATTTTGGTGGTCATCGTTAAAAGAATAGTCGGACAACCTGGTGGACTACTCCCCCTGCAAGCCGGCGACGAACTGCTACCCTTCCCGGTCATCGACAAGTTCATCCCCACCCCCCGTTACCAGGATGGAGTATACATGGCCGCCCTCATCATCTACCTGGCCGTCTTCCTCTGGATCGCTTTTCGCAGGATGCAACGTGCAGACCTCTGA
- the surE gene encoding 5'/3'-nucleotidase SurE, with product MTDKERIILVTNDDGVTAPGIRALIEAVSPLGKVVVVAPDSPQSGKGHAITIGVPLRLNQVDIFEGIEAWQCSGTPVDCVKLARDKILHRLPDICVSGINHGANHSINIIYSGTMSAAMEAAIEGIPSVGFSFLDYSFDADFSIPKQVAASVTSRMLENNYPPGTLFNVNIPMASAEEFKGIKICRQADAKWVEEFDERRDPHGKKYYWLTGEFRNRDNGQDTDVWALENNYASLVPVQFDLTHYKMKEHLEKEWK from the coding sequence GTGACAGATAAAGAAAGGATCATACTGGTAACAAACGATGATGGAGTAACGGCGCCGGGTATACGTGCATTGATCGAAGCAGTAAGCCCCCTGGGCAAAGTCGTAGTAGTAGCTCCCGATAGCCCCCAATCAGGAAAAGGACATGCCATCACCATCGGCGTTCCCCTCAGGTTGAATCAGGTAGATATATTCGAAGGCATAGAAGCATGGCAATGCTCCGGTACTCCCGTAGATTGCGTAAAACTAGCCCGCGATAAAATACTCCATCGCCTGCCCGATATCTGCGTAAGTGGTATCAATCATGGAGCTAATCATTCCATCAATATCATCTACTCCGGTACCATGTCCGCCGCCATGGAAGCAGCTATAGAAGGCATCCCCTCCGTAGGCTTCAGCTTCCTCGACTATAGCTTCGATGCCGACTTCTCCATACCCAAACAAGTAGCCGCTTCAGTCACTTCCCGCATGCTGGAAAATAACTACCCTCCCGGCACCTTGTTTAATGTCAACATCCCCATGGCCTCCGCCGAAGAATTTAAAGGCATCAAAATATGCAGGCAGGCAGACGCCAAATGGGTCGAAGAGTTCGACGAAAGAAGAGATCCGCATGGCAAAAAATACTACTGGCTCACAGGAGAGTTCAGAAACCGCGATAACGGTCAAGATACCGACGTATGGGCACTGGAGAATAACTATGCCTCCCTCGTTCCCGTACAGTTCGATCTCACCCACTATAAAATGAAAGAACACCTGGAGAAAGAGTGGAAATAA
- the lpxB gene encoding lipid-A-disaccharide synthase, whose protein sequence is MKYYIIAGEASGDLHGSNLIKQIIQLDPTADIRCWGGDMMQQAGGNVVKHYRDLAFMGFLEVVLNLRTILRNMDWCKQDIAAFQPDVLVLIDYPGFNLRIAEWARPQGYKIVYYISPQVWAWKESRVKKIRECVDKMLCILPFEQEFYHKWNFEVDYIGHPLVEVIKTEQEKPADPPLANKQIIAVLPGSRKQEVSVKLPIMLTMAKHFPDYQFVVAQAPSLEDSFMQSLTGIHPNVSTVKGKTYPLLRQATAALVTSGTATLETALFGVPEVVCYKGSSVSYFFAKRLIKVKYISLVNLVMDKLVVKELIQHDLTEANLLKELSLLLNDETTRRRIKTDYAELWNKLGEKKASRLAAEAIVSIAE, encoded by the coding sequence ATGAAGTACTATATCATAGCAGGGGAAGCGTCCGGAGACCTTCATGGCAGTAACCTGATCAAACAGATCATTCAACTCGACCCCACCGCAGATATCCGCTGCTGGGGAGGAGATATGATGCAACAAGCCGGCGGTAACGTCGTAAAACACTATCGCGACCTCGCATTTATGGGCTTCCTCGAAGTAGTACTCAACCTCCGCACCATCCTCCGTAATATGGATTGGTGCAAACAGGATATCGCCGCCTTTCAGCCTGATGTACTCGTCCTCATAGACTATCCGGGCTTTAACCTGCGCATAGCAGAATGGGCCCGCCCCCAGGGATATAAGATCGTATACTACATCTCCCCACAGGTATGGGCCTGGAAAGAAAGCCGCGTCAAAAAGATCCGCGAATGCGTCGACAAAATGTTATGTATCCTGCCATTCGAACAGGAATTCTATCATAAATGGAATTTCGAAGTAGACTACATAGGACACCCGCTCGTGGAAGTCATCAAAACAGAACAGGAAAAACCAGCCGACCCGCCATTGGCCAATAAACAGATCATCGCCGTCCTGCCCGGTAGCCGTAAACAGGAAGTAAGCGTGAAACTACCTATCATGCTTACAATGGCCAAACATTTTCCAGACTACCAGTTCGTAGTAGCACAAGCACCTAGCCTCGAAGATAGCTTCATGCAAAGCCTCACCGGTATCCATCCCAACGTCTCCACCGTCAAAGGCAAAACATATCCACTGCTGCGCCAGGCAACAGCAGCCCTCGTTACATCCGGCACCGCCACCCTCGAAACAGCCCTCTTCGGCGTACCCGAAGTAGTATGCTACAAAGGCAGCAGCGTATCTTACTTCTTCGCCAAAAGACTGATCAAAGTAAAATACATATCCCTCGTTAATCTCGTCATGGACAAACTGGTAGTGAAAGAATTGATACAACATGACCTCACAGAAGCAAACCTGCTGAAAGAACTATCACTGCTGCTCAATGATGAAACCACCCGCCGGCGCATAAAAACAGACTACGCCGAACTATGGAATAAACTGGGAGAGAAAAAAGCCTCCCGCCTCGCAGCAGAAGCCATCGTCAGCATAGCTGAATAA
- a CDS encoding DUF6728 family protein — MKSIWKQILRYLYIGKKDPSAPKTTYVAMMHGMNRISILLFLIALIIMIIKLIRR, encoded by the coding sequence ATGAAAAGTATCTGGAAACAAATACTCCGTTACCTCTATATAGGCAAGAAGGATCCGTCTGCACCCAAGACGACTTATGTAGCCATGATGCACGGGATGAACAGGATATCTATCCTGTTGTTCCTGATAGCGTTGATCATTATGATCATTAAGCTGATCCGCCGGTAG
- a CDS encoding beta-mannosidase translates to MLTHIATAQRSEEKILDSWEFSRTDDTRWRKASVPGTIHTDLLQHHLIPDPHVGMNEKAVQWIDKEDWQYRTAFDVPADWTAHDALELELQGLDTYAAIYLNGQHILKSNNMFVGRTVDVKEVIRTGRNELRIVFYSPIKHDMPNFLQDGLIYPAGNDASDIPLSVYARKAPYHYGWDWGPRLVTSGIWRPVKLRAWDKVTIRDAWMQQRSITDEQAQIQAAITVFTADAGKYKVEITSKDNSFRPIQQKTFLSKGEGILQLPFTINQPKRWWPNGWGTPHLYTIQVTISDDKGILARKEVKIGLRTIQVINRPDSLGESFYLEVNGRPLFAKGANYIPQDNFLPRVSDKKYQQLFADMKAANFNMVRVWGGGSYENDRFYELADEQGMLVWQDFMFACTLYPSGKTFLANVKEEAAYNITRLRNHPSLALWCGNNEVGVAINNWGWKEGYGYTNQQWERMLKGYEQLFRELLPQQVATLDSGRFYFHSSPISNWGKKEDFTKGDNHYWGVWHGMEPFDAFRSHIPRFMSEYGFQSFPQLATVRHFAGEHENDSYSPSMLSHQKSTTRGNQAINTYMLRDYRAPKDFPSFLYLSQVLQAEGMKIAMEAHRQAKPYCMGSLYWQLNDCWPGPSWSGIDYFGRWKALHYYVRKAFAPVMISAVQQQDSLHTWIVSDELQPLTAMLEITVMDIQGHIINTHKQQVHIPANTSSKVYAAPTTQLLGKADTSRVICYMKLVKDNKVLSDNVHYFASTKALQLERPAIAISITRQQEELYITLRTDKLARHVYLSLKDDPDARFSDNYFDLLPGMPVTIRLHAGLSTQAAQQQLQVMSLIDTYKH, encoded by the coding sequence ATGCTGACGCATATCGCCACCGCGCAGCGATCCGAAGAAAAAATACTCGATAGCTGGGAATTCTCCCGTACAGATGATACACGCTGGAGAAAAGCCTCCGTCCCCGGCACCATCCACACCGACCTGCTGCAGCATCATCTTATTCCTGATCCACACGTCGGCATGAACGAGAAAGCCGTACAATGGATAGATAAAGAAGACTGGCAATACCGCACCGCCTTCGATGTGCCGGCAGACTGGACCGCACACGATGCCCTCGAACTCGAACTCCAGGGCCTTGATACCTACGCTGCCATCTACCTTAATGGGCAGCATATACTCAAAAGCAATAACATGTTCGTCGGCCGTACCGTCGATGTGAAAGAGGTCATAAGAACAGGGCGCAATGAATTACGCATCGTCTTCTACAGCCCGATCAAACACGATATGCCCAACTTCCTGCAAGATGGACTCATATATCCCGCTGGCAACGATGCCAGCGATATACCCCTCAGCGTATATGCCCGCAAAGCTCCTTATCACTACGGCTGGGACTGGGGCCCGCGCCTCGTCACCAGCGGCATATGGCGCCCCGTAAAACTGAGGGCCTGGGATAAAGTCACCATCCGCGATGCATGGATGCAACAACGGTCAATCACCGATGAACAGGCACAGATACAGGCCGCCATCACCGTATTTACCGCAGATGCAGGAAAATACAAAGTGGAGATCACCAGCAAAGACAATAGCTTCCGGCCCATACAGCAGAAAACATTCCTCTCAAAAGGCGAAGGCATTTTGCAACTGCCGTTTACCATCAACCAACCCAAACGTTGGTGGCCCAACGGATGGGGTACCCCTCATCTTTACACAATACAAGTCACCATATCTGATGACAAAGGCATACTGGCGCGAAAAGAAGTGAAAATAGGATTACGTACCATACAGGTCATCAACCGCCCCGACAGCCTGGGCGAAAGTTTTTACCTGGAAGTAAATGGCCGCCCCCTCTTTGCGAAAGGGGCTAACTACATCCCCCAGGATAACTTCCTGCCACGCGTCAGCGACAAAAAATACCAGCAGCTGTTCGCCGATATGAAAGCTGCCAACTTCAATATGGTACGTGTATGGGGGGGCGGCAGCTATGAAAACGATCGCTTCTACGAACTGGCCGATGAACAAGGTATGCTCGTCTGGCAGGATTTTATGTTCGCCTGCACCCTATATCCCTCCGGTAAAACATTCCTGGCAAATGTAAAAGAAGAAGCAGCATATAACATCACCCGCCTCCGCAACCACCCCAGCCTCGCTTTGTGGTGTGGCAATAACGAGGTCGGTGTCGCTATCAACAACTGGGGCTGGAAAGAGGGATACGGATATACCAACCAGCAATGGGAGCGTATGCTGAAAGGATACGAACAGCTGTTCAGGGAATTACTGCCACAACAGGTCGCCACTCTGGACTCCGGCCGTTTTTATTTCCATTCCTCCCCCATCAGCAACTGGGGGAAGAAAGAAGACTTTACCAAAGGAGATAATCACTACTGGGGCGTCTGGCATGGCATGGAGCCCTTCGATGCATTCCGCTCTCATATACCCCGGTTCATGAGTGAATACGGATTTCAATCCTTCCCTCAACTAGCCACCGTTCGCCATTTTGCCGGCGAACACGAAAATGACAGCTACTCCCCGTCCATGCTCTCCCACCAAAAGAGCACCACCCGCGGCAACCAGGCGATCAATACCTATATGTTACGCGACTACCGCGCTCCTAAAGACTTCCCCTCCTTCCTGTACCTGTCGCAGGTACTACAGGCAGAAGGGATGAAGATCGCCATGGAAGCACACCGGCAAGCCAAACCCTATTGTATGGGTTCCCTCTACTGGCAACTCAACGATTGCTGGCCCGGCCCCTCCTGGTCCGGTATCGACTACTTCGGACGGTGGAAGGCACTGCACTATTACGTACGAAAAGCCTTCGCGCCGGTAATGATCTCCGCCGTACAACAACAGGACTCCCTGCATACCTGGATCGTATCAGACGAACTGCAACCGCTGACCGCCATGCTCGAAATAACGGTCATGGATATACAGGGACATATCATCAATACCCACAAACAACAAGTGCACATCCCCGCCAATACCAGCAGCAAAGTATACGCCGCCCCCACTACCCAATTACTGGGGAAAGCGGATACCTCACGGGTAATATGCTATATGAAACTGGTAAAAGACAATAAGGTGCTGAGCGATAATGTACATTACTTTGCGAGTACAAAAGCATTACAACTGGAAAGACCGGCTATCGCAATTAGTATCACCCGGCAACAGGAAGAATTATACATAACGTTACGTACTGACAAACTGGCCCGCCACGTATATCTTTCCCTGAAAGACGATCCGGATGCCCGTTTCAGCGACAACTACTTCGATCTGCTGCCTGGTATGCCCGTAACGATCCGCCTGCACGCCGGACTGTCCACACAAGCAGCGCAACAGCAATTACAGGTAATGAGTTTGATTGACACTTATAAACATTGA
- a CDS encoding alpha-L-fucosidase — MKKLWSTLAATVLTISVACAQEAEIPYVPEKDPAVLQKLEEWQDWKFGLIMHWGPYSQWGVVESWSLCPEDEGWTQRKPAGIPYYEYVQKYEALGRTFNPTNFDPARWAKAAKEAGMKYLVFTTKHHDGYCMFDTKQTDYKITAPSNPFSKDPRADVTKAVFEAFRKEGIHTGAYFSKPDWHTEYYWWPYFPPKDRNVNYDIKTYPQRWEQFRQFTYNQIEELMTGYGKVEILWLDGGWVRPLKQQTKESLSWSKLPPQDQDINMPAITAMARKHQPGLIVVDRSVHGPYENYRTPEQQIPDKPLDYPWETCMTMGGSWSYSPDDKYKSVTQLVHNLVDIVAKGGNYLLNIGPGPDGTWHEAAYTTMKEIGSWMNTNGDAIYGTRSIAPYKDGKVCFTRKKDGSVYAIYLLDEGEQLPAQISFNGLLPAQNARLSLLGNNTRLKWKKEGNKVMVTLPPSTPRIKPQHAIAIHISAIEK; from the coding sequence ATGAAGAAACTATGGTCCACGCTGGCTGCCACCGTCCTGACAATCAGTGTCGCCTGCGCCCAGGAAGCAGAAATCCCTTATGTACCCGAGAAAGATCCGGCCGTTTTACAAAAGCTGGAAGAATGGCAGGACTGGAAGTTCGGGCTCATCATGCACTGGGGGCCCTACTCACAATGGGGCGTAGTAGAGTCCTGGAGCCTCTGCCCCGAAGATGAGGGCTGGACACAGCGTAAACCCGCGGGCATTCCCTACTACGAATACGTACAGAAATACGAAGCATTGGGCCGTACCTTCAACCCCACCAACTTTGATCCTGCCCGCTGGGCCAAAGCCGCTAAAGAAGCAGGCATGAAGTACCTCGTGTTCACCACCAAACATCACGATGGCTATTGCATGTTCGATACCAAACAAACAGATTATAAGATCACCGCTCCCAGTAACCCATTCAGTAAAGATCCACGCGCAGATGTCACCAAAGCCGTATTCGAAGCCTTCCGCAAAGAAGGTATCCACACCGGGGCCTATTTCTCCAAACCCGACTGGCATACCGAATACTACTGGTGGCCCTACTTCCCACCCAAAGACAGGAATGTTAACTACGATATCAAAACATATCCCCAACGCTGGGAACAATTCAGACAGTTCACCTACAACCAGATCGAAGAACTGATGACCGGCTATGGTAAAGTAGAAATACTCTGGCTCGATGGTGGCTGGGTACGCCCACTGAAACAACAAACCAAAGAATCACTGAGCTGGAGCAAACTCCCACCCCAGGACCAGGATATCAATATGCCAGCTATCACCGCCATGGCTCGCAAACATCAGCCGGGCCTCATCGTGGTAGATCGCAGCGTGCATGGCCCTTATGAGAACTATCGCACGCCCGAACAACAAATACCCGATAAGCCACTGGACTACCCCTGGGAAACCTGCATGACAATGGGTGGCTCCTGGTCATACTCCCCGGATGATAAATACAAATCCGTTACACAGCTCGTCCACAACCTCGTGGATATCGTAGCCAAAGGAGGTAACTACCTCCTCAATATCGGACCCGGCCCCGACGGTACCTGGCACGAAGCTGCCTATACCACCATGAAAGAGATCGGCAGCTGGATGAATACCAACGGAGATGCCATATACGGCACCCGCTCCATCGCCCCCTATAAAGATGGAAAGGTCTGCTTCACCCGTAAGAAAGATGGAAGCGTATATGCCATCTATCTCCTGGATGAAGGCGAACAACTACCAGCACAGATCAGCTTCAACGGCCTCCTGCCGGCACAAAATGCCCGGTTGTCCCTCCTAGGCAACAACACCCGCCTGAAATGGAAAAAAGAGGGAAATAAAGTGATGGTCACCTTACCTCCCAGCACACCACGAATAAAACCGCAACACGCGATCGCCATACATATTTCCGCGATCGAAAAATAA
- a CDS encoding response regulator transcription factor — protein sequence MVQHKVRVLLVDDDVQLAWVIKKNLEDEGYKVVYCCDGEMAWRKFQRETFDICLLDIAMPKKDGLALTQEIRRRNMIIPILFLTSRTLEEDRLEGFRIGGDDYITKPFSMRELLLRMKVFLRRNVTWRSDNVTSHTVGKLTFKYELLEVVDDQQQKIGVLTPRETMLLKYLVENANKILKRSDILLNIWGKEDFFSRRSMDVFITKLRKHLRADPNIHLETLHNVGFRLNVP from the coding sequence ATGGTGCAGCACAAAGTACGTGTACTGCTGGTGGATGACGACGTGCAATTAGCCTGGGTTATAAAAAAGAATCTGGAAGACGAAGGCTATAAAGTAGTATACTGCTGCGATGGCGAAATGGCCTGGAGAAAATTCCAACGGGAGACATTCGACATTTGCCTGCTCGATATCGCAATGCCTAAAAAAGATGGACTCGCACTCACCCAGGAAATAAGACGAAGAAACATGATCATCCCCATCCTGTTCCTTACCTCCCGGACACTGGAAGAAGACCGCCTCGAAGGATTTAGAATAGGCGGCGACGATTATATCACCAAACCTTTCAGCATGAGAGAACTACTCCTGCGCATGAAAGTGTTCCTCCGCCGTAACGTCACCTGGCGATCCGATAACGTCACCTCCCACACCGTCGGCAAACTCACATTCAAATACGAACTCCTGGAAGTAGTCGACGACCAACAACAAAAGATCGGCGTACTCACCCCAAGAGAAACAATGCTGCTCAAATACCTGGTAGAAAATGCCAATAAAATTCTCAAACGATCCGATATACTCCTCAATATCTGGGGAAAAGAAGACTTCTTCTCCCGCAGAAGCATGGACGTATTCATTACCAAACTACGAAAACACTTACGCGCTGATCCCAACATTCACCTCGAAACACTACACAACGTAGGCTTCCGGCTCAATGTACCCTGA
- a CDS encoding 2'-5' RNA ligase family protein, translating to MTYSPSNQPRQQMNERPYYNDPRERYRKEEPYHDRQDRHNDGSYNNDRRNAPQRNWQDHSQPDQRKRKNYGKQNNFRRNTRPDKNTERKLNKIYFIALLPNAAVGKEVIRLKQEFAQLYGPVAALKAMPHISIQVPFTAHPGLERELSLALTEFAASQQPFEVFLNGFGFQPQPDKRVIYIQVEKTPPIVNLHLQLIYFLRKEFGFSEMLARKRFTPHITLAFKDLDEDQFADAWPDYESRPFNAAFRVNNMYLLRHNGLSWEVLQKCPLGANTPH from the coding sequence ATGACTTATTCCCCGAGCAACCAACCCCGTCAGCAAATGAATGAAAGGCCTTACTATAACGACCCCCGCGAAAGATACAGAAAGGAAGAGCCATACCATGACCGCCAGGATCGTCATAACGATGGTTCATATAATAACGATCGGCGCAATGCCCCGCAACGCAACTGGCAAGACCATTCACAGCCTGACCAGCGTAAGCGCAAAAACTATGGCAAACAAAATAACTTCCGCCGTAACACCCGCCCCGATAAAAACACCGAAAGAAAACTCAACAAAATATATTTCATCGCCCTCCTGCCCAATGCCGCCGTCGGCAAAGAAGTGATCCGCCTCAAACAGGAATTCGCCCAGCTCTATGGCCCCGTCGCCGCATTGAAAGCAATGCCGCATATCTCCATACAAGTCCCGTTCACCGCCCACCCCGGCCTCGAAAGAGAATTAAGCCTCGCGCTCACCGAATTCGCCGCCTCCCAGCAGCCTTTCGAAGTTTTCCTCAACGGATTCGGATTCCAACCCCAACCCGATAAAAGAGTCATTTATATACAGGTAGAAAAAACACCACCCATCGTCAACCTCCACCTGCAACTCATATATTTCCTCCGCAAAGAGTTCGGCTTCAGCGAAATGTTAGCCAGAAAACGATTTACCCCCCATATCACCCTGGCCTTCAAAGACCTCGACGAAGACCAGTTTGCAGATGCCTGGCCCGACTATGAAAGCAGACCCTTCAACGCCGCCTTCCGCGTTAACAATATGTACCTCCTCCGGCACAATGGCCTCAGCTGGGAAGTATTGCAAAAATGCCCCCTTGGCGCCAATACTCCTCACTGA